From Candidatus Omnitrophota bacterium, the proteins below share one genomic window:
- a CDS encoding acylphosphatase has translation MDKKLIRVTGFVQGVGFRWFASRTARSMGLRGWVRNLHGGGVEIFAAGETAKLGEFIRELYGGPGEVADIKISDSTEDPPAGFDIRF, from the coding sequence ATGGACAAAAAGCTGATAAGGGTGACGGGCTTCGTGCAGGGCGTGGGTTTCCGTTGGTTTGCGAGCAGAACGGCTAGAAGCATGGGGCTGCGCGGATGGGTGCGGAATCTTCACGGCGGCGGAGTGGAGATATTCGCTGCGGGAGAGACCGCTAAGCTGGGCGAATTCATAAGAGAGCTTTACGGCGGGCCGGGCGAGGTCGCTGACATAAAAATTTCAGACTCAACGGAAGATCCCCCCGCGGGTTTCGACATCAGATTCTGA
- the lepA gene encoding elongation factor 4, translating to MKINNIRNFSFIAHIDHGKSTLADRVLEITGVIKKYKGKTPQMVNMDLEKERGITIKAKAVSIPYKGYNFNLIDTPGHVDFSYEVSRSLTACEGTVLIVDAFGGIEAQTIANLNMARDNNLTIIPVINKIDLLSARIDTVTTDISGLLGCEKEDVIRVSAKTGEGINTLLDKIIELVPPPEGEPAGNLKALIFDSTFDPFRGVIIYIRVYDGEIRAGMKIKSIATGKEYEVQEAGIFRMKPEKKKSLTAGEVGYFIAGIKSLDEIKIGDTLTGAKDTTAPVPGFKEIQPFVFSSFYPIGDTTEKRLREAIMKLNLNDASFTWEPEQSQTLGLGFRLVFMGSLHMEIIQERLERESDIEILATAPQVVYRVKTHDGEMINISRPDEWPEKKSVAKVYEPEITATVITPDAWLGQCMKLLESRRSQYISLTYINPQKVILKYKLPLAEMIADFYSDLKSVSKGYASFDYKHSGFREANLEKVEILVNGVPVEALCSIQPRERAAFFSRDILLRMKKYIDKQMFEVALQAKLGGKIIARETVSALRKDVIAKCYGGDITRKRKLLEKQKEGKKRMKRIGSVDLPQEVFFEILRK from the coding sequence ATGAAAATAAACAATATACGGAATTTTTCCTTTATCGCCCACATAGACCACGGCAAGTCAACGCTCGCCGACAGGGTGCTGGAGATAACGGGCGTAATAAAAAAATACAAAGGTAAAACCCCGCAGATGGTCAACATGGATCTGGAAAAAGAGCGCGGCATCACCATAAAGGCGAAAGCCGTCAGTATCCCCTATAAGGGATACAACTTCAACCTCATAGACACGCCCGGCCATGTTGATTTCTCCTACGAGGTGTCCCGGTCGCTGACCGCCTGCGAGGGCACCGTCCTCATCGTTGACGCCTTCGGCGGCATTGAGGCGCAGACCATAGCCAACCTCAATATGGCCAGAGACAACAACCTCACCATAATACCCGTCATAAACAAGATAGACCTTCTCAGCGCCCGCATAGACACCGTCACAACCGACATATCGGGGCTTCTGGGATGCGAAAAAGAGGATGTCATCAGGGTGTCGGCGAAAACCGGCGAGGGCATCAACACGCTTCTGGACAAGATCATAGAGCTCGTGCCGCCGCCCGAAGGCGAGCCCGCCGGAAATCTCAAGGCGCTGATATTTGACTCCACCTTCGACCCCTTCAGGGGCGTGATCATATACATCCGCGTTTACGACGGCGAGATACGCGCGGGCATGAAAATAAAATCCATTGCCACCGGCAAGGAATACGAGGTGCAGGAAGCCGGTATTTTCAGGATGAAGCCCGAGAAGAAAAAGAGCCTCACCGCCGGCGAGGTGGGATATTTCATAGCCGGTATAAAAAGCCTTGACGAGATAAAGATAGGAGACACCCTCACGGGCGCGAAGGACACCACGGCTCCCGTCCCCGGATTCAAAGAGATACAACCCTTTGTCTTCTCTTCGTTCTATCCCATAGGCGACACGACGGAAAAAAGGCTGCGCGAGGCCATAATGAAACTCAACCTCAATGACGCCTCTTTCACATGGGAGCCCGAACAGTCTCAGACGCTGGGACTGGGTTTCCGACTGGTCTTCATGGGCTCTCTCCACATGGAAATAATACAGGAGCGGCTGGAAAGGGAATCCGACATAGAGATACTCGCCACCGCCCCGCAGGTGGTCTACCGCGTCAAAACTCACGACGGCGAGATGATAAACATATCCCGCCCCGACGAATGGCCCGAAAAAAAATCCGTAGCGAAAGTCTACGAACCCGAGATAACGGCGACCGTCATAACGCCCGACGCGTGGCTCGGGCAGTGCATGAAACTTCTTGAATCCCGCCGCTCGCAATACATCAGCCTCACCTACATCAACCCGCAGAAAGTCATACTCAAATACAAACTGCCGCTGGCCGAGATGATAGCCGACTTTTATTCGGACCTCAAGTCCGTCAGCAAGGGCTACGCGTCATTTGACTACAAACACTCGGGTTTCAGGGAAGCGAATCTGGAAAAGGTGGAGATCCTCGTCAACGGCGTCCCCGTGGAAGCCCTCTGCAGCATACAGCCCCGCGAGAGAGCCGCCTTCTTCTCCCGCGATATTCTGCTGAGAATGAAAAAATACATAGACAAACAGATGTTCGAGGTGGCGCTCCAGGCGAAACTGGGAGGAAAGATCATAGCCCGCGAAACCGTCTCCGCGCTGAGAAAAGATGTCATAGCCAAATGTTACGGCGGAGACATCACGAGAAAAAGAAAACTGCTCGAAAAACAGAAGGAAGGGAAGAAACGGATGAAAAGAATAGGCTCCGTGGACTTGCCTCAGGAAGTGTTTTTTGAAATACTCAGAAAATAA